A genomic region of Serratia fonticola contains the following coding sequences:
- a CDS encoding ABC transporter permease, with the protein MSKELSLKSGLPWHHQLFEFLYKWGMLLTVVALIVLFGLASDNFLDPNNIINILRSIAIVTVIAIGVSISLTVGGFDLSVGSTASLANALVISLFAWYGFGTTGAIVLTLLLCTLVGLFNAFLIVVLKIPDMLATLASLFVIQGVAMTYSYGGSITQNMVMPNGDVAEGVIPDVFATLGQVPVIVLIMLAVTLVMQLFLSLTKHGRRMYALGGNPEAARLSGIRTVRYRVTAYVLSSMLAGLGGILLASRIGSSQVNAGGGYLMDAVAAAYIGFSLAGSGKPNALGTLVGAVILGVLQNGLVMLSVPYYAMDIIKGLVLAMALAITYIQKR; encoded by the coding sequence GTGAGTAAAGAATTATCCCTGAAAAGCGGTCTGCCGTGGCACCATCAGCTGTTTGAGTTTTTGTATAAATGGGGAATGTTGCTCACGGTTGTGGCCTTGATCGTACTGTTTGGGCTAGCCTCCGATAATTTTCTCGATCCCAATAATATCATCAACATTCTGCGTTCGATCGCCATCGTGACGGTGATCGCCATTGGCGTATCAATCTCGCTTACGGTCGGCGGGTTTGACCTGTCGGTGGGATCTACCGCGTCGCTGGCCAACGCGTTGGTGATTTCACTGTTTGCCTGGTATGGTTTTGGCACTACCGGCGCCATTGTGCTGACGCTATTGCTGTGTACGCTGGTCGGTCTGTTCAACGCCTTTTTGATCGTTGTGCTGAAGATCCCCGATATGCTGGCAACGCTGGCAAGCCTGTTCGTTATCCAGGGTGTCGCCATGACCTACAGCTATGGCGGTTCCATTACGCAGAATATGGTGATGCCAAACGGTGATGTGGCCGAAGGAGTGATCCCTGACGTGTTCGCCACGCTGGGACAGGTGCCGGTGATCGTGCTAATTATGCTTGCGGTGACGCTGGTGATGCAGCTTTTCCTGTCACTGACCAAGCATGGACGCCGTATGTATGCCCTTGGCGGAAACCCGGAAGCCGCCCGCCTTTCCGGCATCCGCACGGTACGTTACAGGGTTACCGCCTACGTACTTTCTTCAATGCTGGCAGGCCTTGGCGGCATTTTACTGGCGTCACGTATTGGCTCTTCCCAGGTGAATGCCGGTGGCGGTTACCTGATGGATGCCGTGGCGGCAGCCTACATTGGCTTTTCCCTGGCTGGCTCAGGAAAGCCGAACGCGCTCGGCACATTGGTTGGAGCCGTCATCCTGGGGGTGTTGCAAAACGGTCTGGTCATGCTCTCGGTTCCCTACTATGCCATGGATATTATCAAAGGCTTGGTGCTGGCCATGGCGTTAGCAATCACCTACATCCAGAAACGCTGA
- a CDS encoding amino acid permease: MAQQDIKTAGQQAPGLRRELKARHLTMIAIGGSIGTGLFVASGATVSQAGPGGALLSYALIGLMVYFLMTSLGELAAFMPVSGSFSTYGAKYVEEGFGFALGWNYWYNWAVTIAVDLVASQLVMNYWFPDTPGWIWSALFLGLMFMLNYISVKGFGEAEYWFSLIKVSTVIIFIGLGVLMIFGILKGGEHAGWENWTIGDAPFAGGFSAMIGVAMIVGFSFQGTELIGIAAGESEDPGKNIPRAVRQVFWRILLFYIFAILIISLIIPYTDPNLLRNDVKDISVSPFTLVFEHAGLLSAAAVMNAVILTAVLSAGNSGMYASTRMLFTLASEGKAPRIFAKLSKGGVPRNALYATTVVAALCFLSSMFGNQSVYLWLLNTSGMTGFIAWLGIAISHYRFRRGYMKQGLDLNDLPYRSGFFPLGPIFAFVLCLIITLGQNYQAFLEDKIDWYGVTATYIGIPLFLIIWFGYKLTRGTRIVKYSEMEFPKWNANK, from the coding sequence ATGGCTCAGCAGGATATAAAAACAGCGGGGCAGCAAGCACCCGGATTACGCCGCGAGCTGAAAGCGCGGCATTTAACCATGATTGCCATCGGCGGTTCCATCGGTACTGGCCTGTTTGTGGCTTCTGGCGCAACGGTGTCTCAGGCTGGCCCTGGCGGTGCGCTACTTTCCTATGCCTTGATCGGTTTGATGGTCTATTTCCTGATGACCAGCCTGGGGGAACTGGCGGCGTTTATGCCGGTTTCCGGTTCGTTCTCGACCTATGGTGCCAAGTATGTCGAGGAAGGTTTTGGTTTCGCACTGGGATGGAACTACTGGTACAACTGGGCGGTCACCATTGCCGTGGATTTGGTGGCATCACAACTGGTGATGAACTATTGGTTCCCAGATACCCCAGGCTGGATCTGGAGCGCTCTGTTCCTTGGCCTGATGTTCATGTTGAACTACATCTCGGTAAAAGGCTTTGGTGAAGCCGAATACTGGTTCTCGCTGATCAAAGTGAGTACGGTCATTATCTTTATCGGCCTCGGCGTACTGATGATCTTCGGTATCCTGAAGGGCGGTGAGCATGCGGGCTGGGAAAACTGGACGATTGGTGATGCGCCGTTTGCCGGTGGTTTCTCGGCCATGATTGGGGTGGCGATGATCGTCGGTTTCTCCTTCCAGGGGACGGAACTGATCGGTATTGCCGCCGGTGAATCTGAAGATCCCGGCAAGAACATCCCGCGTGCGGTGCGTCAGGTATTCTGGCGTATTCTGCTGTTCTACATCTTCGCTATTCTGATTATCAGCCTGATCATCCCTTATACCGATCCGAACCTGCTGCGTAATGATGTGAAAGACATCAGCGTTAGCCCGTTCACGTTGGTCTTTGAGCACGCGGGCTTATTGTCTGCGGCGGCAGTGATGAATGCGGTGATCCTGACGGCGGTACTCTCTGCCGGTAACTCCGGGATGTACGCCTCCACCCGTATGTTGTTCACGCTGGCTTCAGAGGGCAAGGCGCCACGCATTTTCGCCAAACTGTCGAAAGGCGGTGTACCGCGTAATGCCCTGTATGCCACCACCGTGGTTGCGGCATTGTGCTTCCTCAGCTCCATGTTTGGTAATCAGTCGGTGTATCTGTGGCTGCTGAATACCTCGGGCATGACCGGCTTTATCGCCTGGTTGGGGATTGCCATCAGCCACTACCGCTTCCGTCGTGGCTATATGAAGCAAGGGCTTGACCTTAACGATCTGCCTTACCGTTCCGGTTTCTTCCCGCTAGGGCCAATCTTTGCTTTCGTGCTGTGTCTGATCATCACCCTGGGGCAGAACTATCAGGCCTTCCTGGAAGATAAGATTGACTGGTATGGCGTAACGGCAACCTACATCGGTATTCCGTTATTCCTGATCATCTGGTTTGGCTATAAGCTGACGCGCGGCACCCGTATCGTGAAGTACAGCGAAATGGAATTTCCGAAGTGGAATGCGAATAAGTAA
- the yieE gene encoding DNA-binding transcriptional regulator YeiE: MHITLRQLEVFTEVLKSGSTTQASVVLALSQSAVSAALADLEGQLKVLLFDRVGKRLVINEHGRLLYPKALALLEQAGEIEQLFLHDSGALRIAASSTIGNYMLPEMIARYRKDLPAAPLELNVGNSQEVIGAVADFRVDLGLIEGPCHMPELVTQPWLEDELVVFAAPDNPLVQQPLTMAALASAPWILRERGSGTREVLDHLLLAHLPNFQLVMELGNSEAIKHAVRYGIGISCLSRRVVEEQLSSGVLVELKVPLPPLMRTLYLIHHRQKHISNALQRFLSYCVDPTSDLDHKIGRK; the protein is encoded by the coding sequence ATGCATATCACTCTGCGCCAACTGGAAGTTTTTACCGAAGTGCTGAAAAGCGGTTCAACCACCCAGGCCTCGGTGGTGTTAGCCCTGTCACAATCCGCTGTCAGCGCAGCGCTGGCCGATTTGGAAGGGCAGTTGAAGGTGTTGTTGTTTGATCGGGTGGGTAAACGGTTGGTGATTAATGAACATGGCCGATTGTTGTATCCCAAAGCCTTGGCCCTGTTGGAACAGGCCGGGGAAATTGAACAGTTGTTCCTACACGACAGCGGCGCGCTGCGCATCGCGGCCAGCAGCACCATCGGCAATTACATGTTGCCGGAGATGATTGCCCGTTATCGCAAAGACTTGCCTGCGGCTCCACTGGAGTTGAACGTGGGCAACAGTCAGGAGGTGATTGGTGCAGTGGCTGATTTCCGCGTTGATCTTGGTCTGATAGAAGGGCCATGCCACATGCCGGAACTGGTGACGCAACCGTGGCTGGAAGATGAACTGGTGGTATTTGCCGCACCGGATAATCCGTTGGTACAGCAACCGCTGACCATGGCAGCATTGGCCAGCGCGCCGTGGATCCTGCGTGAACGGGGATCCGGTACGCGAGAAGTGCTGGATCACCTGTTGCTGGCTCATTTGCCTAATTTCCAACTGGTGATGGAGTTGGGGAACTCAGAGGCGATCAAACATGCGGTGCGTTACGGCATCGGTATCAGCTGTCTTTCGCGCCGAGTGGTTGAGGAACAACTGAGCAGCGGCGTTTTGGTTGAACTGAAAGTTCCCTTGCCGCCCCTGATGCGGACTCTGTATCTGATTCATCATCGGCAAAAGCATATCTCCAATGCGCTGCAACGTTTCCTGAGCTATTGCGTTGATCCTACATCCGATCTGGATCACAAGATCGGCAGGAAATGA
- a CDS encoding ligand-gated channel protein, protein MEKPSYNTLTALILASLASSNTLAATPDTMVVTASGFQQRIQDSPASISVIPRQQLETRAYRDVTDALKDVPGVVVTGGASSSDISIRGMSSKYTLILVDGKRVDTRGTRPNSDNAGIEQGWLPPLQAIDRIEVVRGPMSSLYGSDAMGGVINIITRKTSTTQGWTGSLQGDTTFQERSDSGDIFQTNAYASGPLIEGLLGLRVNGLLSRRAEDHIVNGFNEQRMRSGTAVFSLTPDEKNDFDFEIGRSLQDRNSTPGKSVALERCSKGKCRPNTASENLYTRTNYSVTHNGYYDFGNSTSYIQREETNNPGRDMKMYNTIFNTQTQFDLGAHMLNLGGQYRYEKLSDGGNQLKAADGLSQLTRWSWALFAEDEWALTNDFSLTTGLRMDQDQNYGNHWTPRMYGVWHLTEQWTVKGGVSAGYRSPDLRQSSANWGQITGGGVSNGIIVGNPDLKPEKSLSQEIGLLWDNQQGLNAGVTLFNTDFKDKITEVRRCNDANDPLCTIGNEHYDFVSDRVNVDKANMRGIEATAGWQITEDWKLSTNYTFTESEQKSGEFQGKALNQMPKHMINTVLDWQATQDVSLWSRVNFRSKTSEYLSRTSMAVSTPSYTFVDAGLSYQANKNLQVSGGVYNILDKTVDYAHYNTTLDGRRYTLGLTYNF, encoded by the coding sequence ATGGAAAAGCCAAGCTATAACACCTTGACTGCACTTATCCTCGCATCACTAGCCAGCAGTAATACGCTGGCAGCCACACCGGACACCATGGTGGTTACCGCCTCGGGTTTCCAGCAAAGAATTCAAGACTCACCGGCATCAATCTCCGTGATCCCACGCCAGCAGCTGGAAACCAGAGCTTATCGTGACGTTACCGATGCCCTGAAAGACGTGCCGGGCGTTGTCGTTACCGGCGGTGCCAGCAGTAGCGATATCAGCATCCGTGGCATGTCCTCCAAATACACGTTGATTCTGGTAGACGGCAAGCGCGTTGATACCCGTGGCACCCGCCCTAACAGCGATAACGCCGGTATTGAGCAAGGCTGGTTACCCCCATTACAGGCCATCGATCGTATTGAGGTGGTTCGCGGGCCCATGTCTTCCCTCTACGGTTCCGACGCCATGGGCGGAGTTATCAACATCATCACGCGGAAAACCTCCACCACACAAGGCTGGACGGGCTCGCTGCAGGGGGATACCACCTTCCAGGAGCGCAGTGACTCTGGCGATATTTTCCAGACCAATGCCTACGCTTCTGGCCCGCTGATTGAAGGCTTACTCGGTCTACGCGTAAACGGCCTGCTGTCACGCCGTGCGGAAGACCACATCGTGAATGGCTTTAACGAGCAGCGCATGCGCAGCGGTACTGCGGTATTCAGCCTGACACCGGATGAAAAGAACGACTTTGATTTTGAAATCGGCCGCTCATTGCAGGACCGCAACAGTACGCCGGGGAAATCCGTTGCGCTTGAACGGTGCAGTAAGGGCAAGTGCAGACCGAACACCGCCAGCGAAAATCTCTATACCCGCACCAACTACTCTGTGACGCATAATGGCTATTATGACTTCGGCAATAGCACCAGTTACATTCAGCGGGAAGAAACCAACAACCCTGGGCGTGATATGAAGATGTACAACACCATCTTCAATACCCAGACGCAATTTGACCTCGGCGCGCACATGCTTAACCTTGGCGGCCAATACCGTTACGAAAAACTCAGCGACGGTGGTAACCAGCTAAAAGCCGCCGATGGCCTGAGCCAGTTAACCCGCTGGAGCTGGGCACTGTTTGCCGAAGACGAATGGGCACTGACCAATGATTTCAGCCTGACCACCGGGCTGCGTATGGATCAGGATCAGAACTACGGCAACCATTGGACGCCAAGAATGTACGGCGTGTGGCATTTGACGGAGCAATGGACGGTAAAAGGTGGGGTATCGGCCGGTTACCGTTCGCCAGACCTGCGCCAGTCCTCCGCTAACTGGGGCCAGATCACCGGTGGCGGTGTGAGCAACGGTATCATCGTGGGCAACCCGGATCTGAAACCAGAAAAAAGCCTGAGCCAGGAAATCGGCCTGTTATGGGATAACCAACAGGGGCTGAACGCGGGGGTCACCCTGTTCAATACCGATTTCAAAGACAAGATCACCGAGGTACGCCGCTGTAACGACGCGAACGATCCGCTCTGCACCATCGGCAACGAGCACTATGATTTTGTCAGCGATCGCGTCAATGTGGATAAAGCCAATATGCGCGGCATTGAAGCTACCGCAGGTTGGCAGATTACCGAAGACTGGAAACTGAGCACCAACTACACCTTTACCGAATCTGAACAGAAAAGCGGTGAATTCCAAGGCAAAGCGCTTAACCAGATGCCGAAGCACATGATCAATACCGTTCTGGACTGGCAGGCAACGCAAGATGTCAGCCTGTGGTCACGCGTCAACTTCCGCAGCAAGACTTCAGAATATCTGAGCCGCACCTCAATGGCCGTCAGCACGCCGTCTTATACCTTTGTTGACGCCGGCCTGAGCTACCAGGCAAATAAAAACCTGCAGGTCAGCGGTGGCGTTTACAACATTCTGGATAAAACCGTGGATTACGCGCACTACAACACCACGCTGGATGGCCGTCGTTATACCCTTGGCTTGACGTACAACTTCTGA
- the nfo gene encoding deoxyribonuclease IV, which translates to MKFVGAHVSASGGVDQAVIRAHELEATAFALFTKNQRQWKAAPLSADVIDRFKSACAQYGYGPEQILPHDSYLINLGHPVTEALEKSREAFLDEIQRCEQLGLTLLNFHPGSHLMQIDEDKCLARIAESINIVLDKTQGVTAVIENTAGQGSNLGFKFEHLAAIIDGVEDKSRVGVCIDTCHAFAAGYDLRTEEHCQKTFKELGDVVGFNYLRGMHLNDAKSEFNSRVDRHHSLGEGNIGKTVFSYIMRDERFDNIPLILETVNPDIWAEEIAWLKAQQ; encoded by the coding sequence ATGAAGTTTGTCGGTGCACATGTCAGTGCTTCAGGCGGCGTAGATCAGGCGGTTATCCGCGCGCATGAATTAGAGGCGACCGCATTCGCCCTGTTCACTAAAAATCAGCGTCAATGGAAGGCAGCACCGCTGTCGGCCGACGTTATCGATCGGTTTAAAAGTGCCTGCGCACAATACGGCTACGGCCCGGAACAAATCCTGCCGCACGACAGCTATCTGATTAACCTGGGGCACCCGGTCACAGAAGCGCTGGAAAAATCCCGCGAGGCATTTCTTGACGAGATACAGCGCTGTGAACAACTGGGACTCACGCTGCTCAACTTTCACCCAGGCAGCCATCTGATGCAAATAGATGAAGACAAATGCCTGGCGCGGATCGCAGAGTCCATCAATATCGTGCTGGATAAAACACAGGGTGTGACCGCCGTGATCGAAAACACCGCCGGTCAGGGGAGCAATCTGGGCTTCAAATTTGAACATCTGGCGGCCATCATCGACGGGGTCGAAGACAAGAGCCGTGTTGGCGTCTGTATCGATACCTGCCACGCCTTCGCTGCCGGTTACGATCTGCGTACCGAAGAGCACTGCCAGAAAACGTTTAAAGAGCTTGGCGATGTCGTAGGCTTTAACTACCTGCGCGGTATGCACCTTAACGATGCCAAAAGCGAGTTTAACAGCCGCGTTGACCGCCACCACAGCCTGGGCGAGGGCAACATCGGTAAAACCGTGTTCAGCTATATTATGCGCGATGAACGTTTCGACAACATTCCGCTGATCCTGGAAACGGTGAATCCAGACATCTGGGCCGAAGAGATTGCCTGGTTAAAGGCTCAGCAATAA
- a CDS encoding YeiH family putative sulfate export transporter produces the protein MASDTTHTYPEQRFPLFGLPRLIPGLLLTGALTALAIWAGNIPWIAGLGLGALTLAILFGIVVGNTLYPWLQPSCHTGVQLAKQRLLRLGIILYGFRLTFQQIADVGATGIIIDALTLSSTFLLACWLGKKVFGLDNQTTMLIGAGSSICGAAAVMATEPVLKADSSKVAVAVSTVVVFGTLAIFAYPWLYQLNAHFQWLPFTQETFGIYTGSTIHEVAQVVAAGHAIGPDAENAAVISKMIRVMMLAPFLLLLSGYISRSAGHSGKSEKSAITIPWFAVLFIAVAGLNSFNLIPSTLVQHLITIDTWMLAMAMAALGLTTHISAVRQAGVKPILLATLLFVWLIIGGGAINQLVQHLL, from the coding sequence ATGGCGAGTGATACCACACACACCTATCCTGAACAGCGGTTTCCCCTGTTTGGATTACCGCGGCTGATACCGGGTTTACTGCTGACTGGCGCATTAACTGCGCTGGCGATCTGGGCAGGTAATATCCCCTGGATTGCCGGTTTGGGGCTCGGTGCCCTGACGCTGGCGATCCTGTTTGGTATCGTGGTGGGTAACACCCTCTACCCCTGGCTGCAGCCCAGTTGCCATACCGGTGTGCAACTCGCCAAACAGCGCCTGCTACGCCTGGGGATCATTCTTTACGGCTTTCGTTTGACCTTCCAGCAGATTGCCGACGTTGGGGCTACCGGTATCATTATCGATGCCCTCACCCTGAGCAGCACCTTTCTGCTGGCTTGTTGGCTGGGTAAAAAGGTCTTTGGTCTCGACAACCAGACCACCATGCTGATCGGTGCTGGTAGCAGTATCTGCGGGGCCGCAGCCGTCATGGCCACCGAACCGGTGCTGAAAGCCGATTCGAGCAAGGTGGCGGTCGCCGTTTCTACCGTAGTGGTATTTGGTACGCTGGCTATCTTTGCCTACCCATGGCTGTATCAGTTGAATGCGCACTTCCAATGGCTGCCGTTTACGCAGGAAACCTTCGGTATCTATACCGGTTCTACCATTCATGAAGTGGCACAGGTGGTGGCTGCCGGTCATGCCATTGGCCCGGATGCAGAGAACGCGGCGGTCATCTCCAAGATGATCCGCGTCATGATGCTGGCTCCTTTCCTGCTGTTGCTGTCGGGTTATATCAGCCGCAGTGCCGGTCACAGCGGTAAAAGCGAAAAATCGGCCATCACTATCCCATGGTTTGCCGTACTATTCATCGCCGTTGCCGGGCTGAACTCGTTCAACCTGATCCCGTCAACGCTGGTACAGCATCTGATTACTATCGACACCTGGATGCTGGCGATGGCAATGGCCGCATTAGGCTTAACCACCCATATCAGCGCGGTACGTCAGGCAGGTGTCAAACCCATCCTGCTGGCGACCCTGCTGTTTGTCTGGCTGATTATTGGTGGCGGTGCCATCAACCAGTTAGTGCAACACCTGCTGTAA